A DNA window from Onychostoma macrolepis isolate SWU-2019 chromosome 13, ASM1243209v1, whole genome shotgun sequence contains the following coding sequences:
- the cnrip1b gene encoding CB1 cannabinoid receptor-interacting protein 1b, whose amino-acid sequence MADIPQLIKIGVSLKTTPNNGPVYFKSDGTRFGQTRTIKLLTGTKYRIDVVVKPGAVEATSMTIGGVTFPLEQQSKDPQSVVYTGVYDTEGVAHTKSGERQPVQVNIQFTQAGLFETVWQVKFYNYNKRDHCQWGNSFNSIEYECKPNDTRTLMWINKELFL is encoded by the exons ATGGCTGACATACCCCAGCTGATTAAAATCGGCGTTTCTCTGAAAACCACCCCAAATAACGGACCCGTCTACTTCAAATCGGACGGGACGAGATTCGGTCAAACCCGAACCATCAAATTACTGACGGGAACTAAATACAGGATCGACGTGGTCGTTAAACCGGGAGCGGTTGAGGCGAC ATCCATGACTATTGGCGGAGTGACTTTTCCTCTGGAGCAGCAGTCTAAAGACCCTCAGTCTGTAGTGTACACTGGGGTGTATGACACTGAGGGAGTAGCACACACCAAATCCGGAGAGAGGCAGCCTGTTCAAGTCAACATACAG TTCACTCAGGCCGGGCTTTTCGAGACCGTCTGGCAGGTCAAGTTCTACAACTACAACAAGAGAGACCACTGCCAATGGGGCAACAGCTTCAACAGTATCGAGTACGAGTGCAAACCCAACGACACACGCACCCTCATGTGGATCAACAAAGAACTGTTCCTGTAA